One genomic window of Streptomyces sp. WP-1 includes the following:
- a CDS encoding acetyl-CoA carboxylase biotin carboxylase subunit family protein, with translation MTERLLVCGLGSGMDRSLTELRSPRRELLVVTDTPTDRARAAADTLLVCDPTDSTAVLAELSAAGVDRLDGVFSLGADNPPVISTVAHRFGCPGLPLETALDCTLKDRRLAILREAGLDLPRFATAGSVREAVRAVAEVGLPAVIKPSDQTGSLGVLKVESAEAAWQGAAEALRLSPVGRIVVEEFLEGTEHTLAAFMVDGELHRFGFGDREYGRKEEFAPYFFEGGDTLPSRLTAGQIEEVTETVRRGARALRLDPAVINTDILRTRDGRVVLLEITCRLTGARIATEVMRLATGVDPLPNVVRLALGRPLELSELRPTRDGAAVQRFLPADGGVVEWAGDPRDVARRAGVHDVFWGMELAPGTVVPRYRGGADVLAGVIAYADERAAAEAVAERTLRALPLRFKAATQ, from the coding sequence GTGACTGAGCGGCTCCTGGTCTGCGGTCTGGGTTCGGGAATGGACCGTTCACTGACGGAACTGCGCTCTCCGAGACGCGAGTTGCTGGTGGTCACCGACACACCGACCGACCGGGCGCGGGCGGCCGCGGACACGCTGCTGGTCTGTGACCCGACCGACAGCACGGCGGTCCTCGCCGAGCTGTCGGCGGCCGGTGTCGACCGGCTGGACGGCGTGTTCTCGCTCGGCGCGGACAATCCGCCGGTGATCAGCACCGTGGCCCACCGGTTCGGCTGCCCCGGCCTGCCCCTGGAGACGGCGCTCGACTGCACGCTCAAGGACCGCCGACTGGCGATCCTGCGCGAGGCGGGCCTGGACCTGCCCCGGTTCGCGACCGCCGGGAGTGTGCGGGAGGCGGTGCGGGCGGTCGCCGAGGTCGGCCTGCCGGCCGTCATCAAGCCGAGCGATCAGACCGGTTCGCTGGGCGTGCTGAAGGTGGAGTCGGCCGAGGCGGCATGGCAGGGGGCGGCCGAGGCGCTGCGGCTCAGCCCCGTCGGCCGGATCGTCGTCGAGGAGTTCCTCGAGGGCACCGAGCACACGCTGGCCGCGTTCATGGTCGACGGCGAGCTGCACCGGTTCGGCTTCGGGGACCGGGAGTACGGGCGCAAGGAGGAGTTCGCCCCGTACTTCTTCGAGGGCGGCGACACTCTGCCCAGCCGGCTCACCGCCGGGCAGATCGAGGAGGTCACCGAGACCGTGCGGCGCGGGGCCCGGGCCCTGCGGCTGGACCCCGCGGTGATCAACACCGACATCCTGCGCACCCGCGACGGCCGGGTGGTGCTCCTGGAGATCACCTGCCGGCTCACCGGCGCGCGGATCGCCACCGAGGTGATGCGGCTGGCCACCGGGGTGGACCCGCTGCCCAACGTGGTGCGGCTGGCGCTGGGCCGGCCGCTGGAGCTCTCCGAGCTGCGCCCGACCCGCGACGGGGCGGCGGTCCAGCGCTTCCTGCCCGCGGACGGCGGAGTGGTGGAGTGGGCCGGCGACCCGCGGGACGTCGCCCGCCGGGCGGGGGTGCACGACGTCTTCTGGGGGATGGAGCTCGCGCCCGGCACCGTGGTGCCGCGCTACCGCGGCGGGGCCGATGTGCTGGCCGGGGTGATCGCGTACGCCGACGAGCGCGCCGCGGCGGAGGCGGTCGCCGAGCGCACGCTGCGCGCGCTGCCCCTGCGGTTCAAGGCGGCGACGCAATGA
- a CDS encoding AMP-binding protein: MTFSSASFLKPFFDTARDDPGRPAVVDNGLVLTYGTFAAWVRKVAAAVEPRTAAPQPPVGVVAHHSARDVAALIGVLAAGRAYVPLEAHHPGVRLEAIVRRVGCREAVATAETGWQPPVEKVIRPRWAPAPAAATAPAAPPWPDPRPEDPAYVLFTSGSTGEPKGVVVPHRAPAAVVPALRGLYGIGEDDSVLHFHGAGGDTSLEEILPTLTAGATLVVDDAAREGFARVAEEQQLSVAVLPTGFWDGLTGDLLRRGARLPASLRTVVIGGEAVRADMLERWHRLGGAEEVRLLNTYGATETALVTHAVQLAGPGAPALPESGGDLPIGLPLPHVGQRIDETGELFVSGPGVALGYHGDPEATAARFTERDGTRWYRTGDLVGEAPGGALVFKGRSDHQVKIRGFRVDLLDVEELIGRCEGVSAVAAARVDRAGHSALAAFFVPLPDAEPGEVAAAARDRLTRTVPPHLVPELILPVDALERTHTGKVDRDATRDRRLGAVEAAR; encoded by the coding sequence ATGACGTTCTCCTCGGCATCATTTCTCAAACCATTCTTCGACACGGCGCGCGACGATCCCGGCCGGCCGGCCGTCGTCGACAACGGTCTCGTCCTCACCTACGGCACCTTCGCCGCCTGGGTGCGGAAAGTCGCCGCCGCCGTCGAGCCGCGCACGGCGGCGCCCCAGCCTCCCGTGGGCGTCGTGGCGCACCACTCGGCCCGTGATGTGGCGGCGCTCATCGGTGTGCTGGCGGCGGGACGGGCGTACGTGCCGCTGGAGGCCCACCACCCCGGGGTCCGGCTGGAGGCGATCGTGCGCCGGGTCGGCTGCCGGGAGGCGGTGGCGACCGCGGAGACCGGCTGGCAGCCCCCCGTCGAGAAGGTGATCCGGCCCCGCTGGGCGCCCGCCCCCGCGGCGGCCACGGCACCGGCCGCCCCGCCGTGGCCGGACCCGCGTCCCGAGGACCCGGCGTACGTGCTGTTCACCTCGGGCTCCACCGGCGAGCCGAAGGGAGTGGTCGTCCCGCACCGGGCGCCGGCTGCCGTGGTGCCGGCGCTGCGCGGCCTGTACGGCATCGGCGAGGACGACTCCGTGCTGCACTTCCACGGCGCGGGCGGTGACACGAGCCTGGAGGAGATCCTCCCGACCCTGACCGCGGGCGCCACCCTCGTTGTCGACGACGCCGCGCGGGAGGGGTTCGCGCGGGTGGCGGAGGAGCAGCAGCTCTCGGTGGCGGTGCTGCCCACCGGGTTCTGGGACGGTCTGACGGGCGATCTGCTGCGCCGGGGCGCCCGGCTGCCCGCGTCCCTGCGCACCGTGGTGATCGGTGGCGAGGCGGTGCGCGCCGACATGCTGGAACGCTGGCACCGGCTCGGCGGCGCCGAGGAGGTGCGGCTGCTCAACACCTACGGCGCCACGGAGACCGCGCTGGTCACGCACGCGGTGCAGCTCGCCGGGCCGGGCGCCCCCGCGCTGCCGGAGTCCGGCGGGGACCTGCCCATCGGGCTTCCCCTGCCGCACGTCGGCCAACGCATCGACGAGACGGGCGAGTTGTTTGTGTCCGGGCCCGGAGTGGCCCTCGGCTATCACGGGGACCCGGAGGCGACGGCTGCCCGCTTCACCGAACGGGACGGCACCCGCTGGTACCGCACGGGGGACCTGGTCGGCGAGGCGCCCGGCGGCGCCCTGGTGTTCAAGGGGCGCTCCGACCACCAGGTCAAGATCCGCGGCTTCCGGGTGGACCTGCTCGACGTCGAGGAGCTGATCGGGCGATGTGAGGGCGTGTCAGCGGTCGCGGCCGCCCGGGTGGACCGGGCCGGGCACTCCGCGCTGGCCGCGTTCTTCGTTCCGCTGCCGGACGCCGAGCCGGGCGAGGTCGCCGCGGCCGCCCGTGACCGGCTGACACGGACGGTGCCGCCGCATCTGGTGCCCGAACTGATCCTGCCGGTGGACGCGCTGGAGCGGACCCACACCGGCAAGGTCGACCGCGACGCCACCCGGGACCGCCGCCTGGGTGCCGTGGAGGCCGCCCGATGA
- a CDS encoding alpha/beta fold hydrolase yields MSGGTAYTVHGSGRQPVVLVAGAGGTGRIWEHHQVPALTGAGHRVVTFDHGAADSSAGELAAAVRELLIALGLPPCPLVGHSLGALAIQELLVTDPHLASGAVLAATRGRPDPVSEALARAEAAHTGTGGRLPPEYEAFVQLVLNLSPRTLADEGAVAEWLDLFEIAAFSGALAGARHPRPPVADRLEAYARITAPLLVVGFADDVLAPAHLGRELAAAVAGARYTQLADTGHLGFLERPDAFNTVLLDFLATLPTTDPGASHVP; encoded by the coding sequence GTGAGCGGGGGGACGGCGTACACGGTCCACGGCTCCGGGCGGCAGCCGGTGGTCCTGGTCGCCGGGGCGGGGGGCACCGGCCGGATCTGGGAGCACCACCAGGTGCCCGCGCTCACCGGGGCGGGCCACCGGGTCGTCACCTTCGACCACGGCGCCGCCGACTCCAGCGCCGGTGAACTGGCCGCCGCCGTGAGGGAACTCCTCATCGCACTGGGGCTGCCGCCCTGCCCGCTCGTCGGCCACTCCCTGGGGGCCCTGGCGATACAGGAGCTGCTCGTCACCGATCCGCACCTGGCGAGCGGCGCGGTACTGGCCGCGACGCGGGGCCGGCCCGACCCGGTGAGCGAGGCTCTGGCCCGCGCCGAGGCCGCGCACACCGGGACGGGCGGCCGGCTCCCGCCGGAGTACGAGGCGTTCGTCCAGCTGGTGCTGAACCTCTCGCCCCGGACCCTGGCGGACGAGGGCGCGGTCGCAGAATGGCTGGACTTGTTCGAGATCGCCGCGTTCAGCGGTGCCTTGGCCGGTGCCCGTCACCCGCGCCCGCCCGTCGCCGACCGGCTGGAGGCGTACGCGCGGATCACCGCACCCCTGCTGGTGGTGGGTTTCGCCGACGACGTGCTGGCCCCCGCCCACCTGGGCCGCGAGCTGGCCGCGGCGGTGGCCGGCGCCCGGTACACGCAGCTGGCGGACACCGGCCACCTCGGTTTCCTGGAACGGCCCGACGCCTTCAACACCGTCCTGCTGGACTTCCTGGCCACCCTCCCCACGACCGACCCCGGAGCGTCCCATGTCCCCTGA
- a CDS encoding nucleoside 2-deoxyribosyltransferase domain-containing protein: MSPESPAKMAASVEVVYVGQEPPGSWEAAVYLCGPTPADPAEPSWRPAAVAALRAAWRVPGRLVVFLPEPTAGGSYPSYGDQIAWEEEAMRRSDAVLFWIPRDMRRLPGLVSNIKWGAWHDSGRAVLGAPPEAERMTYLLHFAEAFGVPVARTLPGAAEAALRAVGRGSRRTGGERAVPLAVWRSEPFRKWYAARPAGCRLLDARVEWYERATAPDGVPAWLLTVTCETGDGTGPTVRRLLSAQGQGMLM, translated from the coding sequence ATGTCCCCTGAGTCCCCCGCGAAAATGGCCGCCTCGGTCGAGGTCGTGTACGTCGGCCAGGAGCCGCCCGGGTCCTGGGAAGCGGCCGTGTACCTGTGCGGGCCCACCCCCGCCGACCCGGCGGAGCCGTCCTGGCGCCCGGCCGCGGTCGCCGCTCTGCGTGCCGCCTGGAGGGTCCCGGGGCGGCTGGTGGTCTTCCTGCCGGAGCCCACCGCCGGCGGGTCCTACCCCTCGTACGGGGACCAGATCGCCTGGGAGGAGGAGGCGATGCGCCGCTCGGACGCGGTGCTGTTCTGGATCCCCCGGGACATGCGCCGGCTCCCCGGGCTGGTGTCCAACATCAAGTGGGGGGCGTGGCACGACTCGGGCCGGGCGGTGCTGGGTGCGCCGCCGGAGGCCGAGCGCATGACGTACCTCCTGCACTTCGCCGAGGCGTTCGGGGTACCGGTGGCGCGCACCCTTCCCGGGGCGGCGGAAGCGGCCCTGCGCGCGGTGGGCCGCGGCTCCCGCCGTACCGGTGGCGAGCGGGCCGTCCCGCTGGCGGTGTGGCGGTCCGAGCCCTTCCGGAAGTGGTACGCGGCCCGTCCGGCGGGCTGCCGGCTGCTGGACGCGCGCGTGGAGTGGTACGAGCGGGCCACGGCACCGGACGGCGTCCCGGCGTGGCTGCTGACCGTGACGTGCGAGACGGGTGACGGGACCGGCCCGACCGTGCGCCGGCTGCTGTCGGCTCAGGGGCAGGGCATGCTCATGTAG
- a CDS encoding CocE/NonD family hydrolase produces MRDGVLLSADLYRPDTPEAVPVLVRRTPYGKSGSPGGASVDGLRLVRSGYALLVQDVRGRFASGGAFEPYWNEAQDGADTVAWAVRRPWCDGSAGLFGRSYEGMAALLAAGERPPGLGAVVPHVAGSGFDEGWTRQGGALQRGFLLYWVLYDLLLDGAGLTGPELAEVADAVDRIDALYVDPDAAAGLLDRLAPYYRQWLEHPTGHPYWKAASPRDSYPLIDVPSLHVTGWYDIFLAGALENFQGIREQGVESRLVVGPWSHCVTGGIFPQRRYGLAADEQRLDVTGLHLDHFDRHLRGRPTGAAAPAPVRLFLTGADEWRAFPDWPVPGTEEYVLHLDGPRLTPGPVPRTAAGDTIRHDPADPVPTTGGATALPGQFTGADCGPLDQREVERRDDVLSFTGAPLTAPLTVVGDTVLTVYVTPDAAGADVTGKLVDVRPDGRAELLCDGIQRLEPPGEGGAAAPGRPAEVTVRLGAIGHVFRPGHRVRLDVAASNAPRFDVHPRVVAHHTVHHGGDHPSRLTLPRLADGRGDGRGDGRGDG; encoded by the coding sequence ATGCGCGACGGCGTGTTATTGAGTGCCGATCTCTACCGCCCGGACACGCCCGAGGCGGTGCCCGTGCTCGTCCGGCGCACGCCCTACGGGAAGTCGGGAAGTCCCGGTGGGGCCTCTGTCGACGGCCTGCGGCTGGTCCGTTCGGGCTACGCGTTGCTGGTGCAGGACGTCCGCGGCCGGTTCGCCTCCGGCGGCGCCTTCGAGCCGTACTGGAACGAGGCTCAGGACGGTGCCGACACCGTCGCCTGGGCCGTCCGGCGGCCGTGGTGCGACGGCTCGGCGGGCCTGTTCGGCCGCTCGTACGAAGGCATGGCCGCGCTGCTCGCGGCGGGGGAGCGGCCGCCCGGTCTGGGCGCCGTCGTCCCGCACGTGGCCGGCTCGGGGTTCGACGAGGGCTGGACCCGTCAGGGGGGCGCCCTGCAACGGGGGTTCCTCCTCTACTGGGTGCTGTACGACCTGCTGCTCGACGGGGCCGGGCTGACCGGGCCGGAGCTGGCCGAGGTGGCGGACGCCGTCGACCGGATCGATGCCCTGTACGTGGATCCGGACGCCGCAGCCGGCCTCCTGGACCGGCTCGCGCCCTATTACCGGCAATGGCTCGAACACCCCACCGGCCACCCCTACTGGAAAGCCGCCTCCCCCCGTGACTCGTATCCGCTGATCGACGTTCCGTCTCTCCATGTGACGGGGTGGTACGACATATTCCTCGCCGGTGCCCTCGAAAATTTCCAGGGAATTCGGGAACAGGGCGTGGAGTCGCGTCTGGTGGTCGGGCCGTGGTCCCATTGCGTCACCGGCGGGATATTTCCCCAGCGCCGTTACGGGCTCGCCGCCGACGAACAGCGGCTCGATGTCACCGGTCTGCACCTGGACCACTTCGACCGCCATCTGCGCGGACGGCCGACCGGTGCGGCGGCCCCGGCGCCGGTGCGGCTCTTCCTCACCGGCGCCGACGAGTGGCGCGCCTTCCCCGACTGGCCGGTCCCCGGCACCGAGGAGTACGTGCTCCACCTGGACGGCCCGCGGCTCACGCCCGGACCCGTGCCGCGGACCGCGGCCGGCGACACGATCCGGCACGACCCGGCCGACCCGGTGCCCACCACCGGCGGCGCCACCGCCCTGCCCGGCCAGTTCACCGGCGCCGACTGCGGCCCGCTCGACCAGCGCGAGGTCGAGCGGCGCGACGATGTCCTGAGCTTCACCGGCGCACCGCTCACCGCCCCGCTGACCGTGGTCGGCGACACCGTTCTGACGGTGTACGTCACGCCGGACGCGGCGGGCGCCGACGTGACCGGCAAGCTCGTCGACGTCCGGCCCGACGGCCGGGCGGAGTTGCTGTGCGACGGCATCCAGCGGCTGGAGCCGCCGGGGGAGGGCGGAGCGGCCGCCCCCGGCCGGCCGGCCGAGGTCACCGTCCGCCTCGGTGCGATCGGCCATGTGTTCCGCCCCGGCCACCGCGTCCGCCTCGACGTCGCGGCCAGCAACGCTCCACGCTTCGACGTCCACCCCCGGGTGGTCGCGCACCACACCGTCCACCACGGCGGTGACCATCCCTCACGCCTGACGCTGCCGCGTCTCGCCGACGGCCGAGGGGACGGGCGAGGAGACGGCCGAGGGGACGGCTGA
- a CDS encoding PIG-L deacetylase family protein translates to MTGVTDVLVVAPHPDDDVIGCGGSIAQHVRDGARVTVVVVIGRERSALDDAVTDAEFAAETQAAAKALGVHRCIRLDEPSRDFTLSRRVHLDLVRVLREVRPQVVYLPHDNDDDVEHRMVHQLTTEALWMAQSEFFQESGGRPMPAPRLVLGYEVWAPMARFQYAQNIDGQIETKVEAMRAYVSQLRHAAWDEGVRGLARYRGTVSAGSGHAEVFQVLSLRTPPAAGGPDAGEATGDGPGGRRD, encoded by the coding sequence GTGACGGGCGTCACCGATGTGCTGGTGGTCGCGCCGCACCCCGACGACGACGTCATCGGCTGCGGCGGCTCCATCGCCCAGCACGTCCGGGACGGGGCCCGGGTGACGGTGGTCGTGGTCATCGGGCGTGAGCGCAGCGCCCTGGACGACGCGGTCACCGACGCCGAGTTCGCCGCCGAGACGCAGGCCGCCGCGAAGGCACTGGGCGTGCACCGCTGCATCCGCCTCGACGAGCCGTCACGGGACTTCACGCTCTCCCGCCGGGTGCACCTGGACCTGGTGCGGGTGCTGCGGGAGGTGCGACCGCAGGTGGTCTACCTGCCGCACGACAACGACGACGACGTCGAACACCGCATGGTGCACCAACTGACCACCGAGGCGCTGTGGATGGCGCAGTCGGAGTTCTTCCAGGAGTCGGGCGGGCGGCCGATGCCGGCGCCCCGGCTGGTGCTCGGATACGAGGTGTGGGCGCCGATGGCCCGGTTCCAGTACGCGCAGAACATCGACGGACAGATCGAGACCAAGGTCGAGGCGATGCGCGCGTACGTCTCGCAGCTGCGCCACGCCGCCTGGGACGAGGGTGTCCGTGGCCTGGCCCGCTACCGGGGCACGGTGTCCGCGGGCTCGGGCCACGCGGAGGTGTTCCAGGTGCTGAGCCTGCGCACCCCGCCCGCGGCCGGCGGCCCGGACGCCGGAGAGGCGACCGGCGACGGACCGGGAGGCCGCCGTGACTGA
- a CDS encoding macrolide 2'-phosphotransferase, producing the protein MSAATAPDAVAAELAAHASRKLGVALVPESAQNDDSGWDFRVTHIRATDGTYWILRRPRRPGAAGRLAVEGAVLGAVRDRVPVAVPDWRLQTPDLVAYPRLPGEAAGSEDPDTLVYGWSMDPLAHPDRYLEPLARCLAEVHSTPLDGAWARAVPRPSGPEAVRSRIADRLARAHAELELPAARVRRWREWLDDDRLWPGRLVLVHGDVHPGHTLVERGPSAPLALSALLDWANAGIGDPAADFVDMLYAGGTDVLDRLLDAYRAAGGDVPGGMRSHILARASFLWVHVALRGLDTGRPAWTETALRRMAR; encoded by the coding sequence ATGAGCGCTGCCACGGCGCCGGACGCGGTGGCCGCCGAGCTGGCCGCCCACGCCTCGCGGAAGCTGGGCGTGGCACTCGTACCGGAGTCCGCGCAGAACGACGACAGCGGCTGGGACTTCCGCGTCACCCACATCCGGGCCACGGACGGCACGTACTGGATCCTGCGGCGGCCGCGCCGGCCCGGGGCGGCCGGCCGGCTGGCCGTGGAGGGCGCGGTGCTCGGCGCGGTACGCGACCGGGTGCCGGTGGCCGTGCCCGACTGGCGGTTGCAGACCCCGGACCTCGTCGCCTACCCGCGGCTGCCCGGCGAGGCGGCGGGCAGCGAGGACCCGGACACCCTGGTCTACGGCTGGTCGATGGATCCGCTGGCCCACCCGGACCGCTACCTGGAGCCGCTGGCCCGCTGCCTGGCCGAGGTGCACTCCACGCCCCTGGACGGAGCCTGGGCACGGGCGGTCCCGCGGCCGTCCGGACCCGAGGCCGTGCGCTCCCGGATCGCGGACCGGCTGGCCCGCGCCCATGCCGAACTGGAGCTGCCCGCCGCCCGGGTGCGCCGCTGGCGGGAGTGGCTGGACGACGACCGGCTGTGGCCCGGCCGCCTGGTGCTCGTCCATGGCGACGTGCACCCGGGCCACACCCTGGTGGAGCGCGGGCCGTCCGCCCCTTTGGCGCTGTCGGCCCTGCTGGACTGGGCGAACGCGGGCATCGGTGATCCGGCGGCGGACTTCGTCGACATGCTGTACGCCGGTGGCACGGACGTCCTCGACCGGCTCCTGGACGCCTACCGGGCGGCGGGCGGCGACGTGCCCGGCGGCATGCGGTCGCACATCCTGGCCCGGGCGTCCTTCCTCTGGGTCCATGTGGCGCTGCGCGGCCTGGACACCGGCCGCCCGGCGTGGACGGAGACCGCACTGCGGAGGATGGCCCGGTGA
- a CDS encoding GNAT family N-acetyltransferase — translation MTTADDTAYRYRTAVPEDAEAIEALDGSFTTGTVFRVTAGDDGFALREIPVDPPLTKVFPDDGAHDEDGDDGDSRTFVARGTAGDLAGFVTVSYSGWNRRLTVEDIEVAPEHRGRGVGRALMGLGAEFARERGAGHIWLEVTNVNAPAIHAYRRMGFAFCGLDTSLYDGTPSEGEQALYMSMPCP, via the coding sequence GTGACCACTGCTGACGACACCGCCTACCGGTACCGCACCGCCGTCCCCGAGGACGCCGAGGCCATCGAGGCCCTGGACGGCTCCTTCACCACCGGCACGGTCTTCCGGGTGACCGCCGGCGACGACGGGTTCGCGCTGCGGGAGATCCCCGTGGACCCGCCGCTGACCAAGGTGTTCCCCGACGACGGAGCGCACGACGAGGACGGCGACGACGGGGATTCCCGGACCTTCGTCGCCCGTGGGACCGCCGGTGACCTGGCCGGGTTCGTCACCGTCTCGTACTCCGGATGGAACCGGCGGCTGACCGTCGAGGACATCGAGGTCGCACCGGAGCACCGCGGCCGGGGCGTCGGCCGCGCGCTGATGGGGCTCGGGGCGGAGTTCGCCCGCGAGCGGGGTGCCGGGCACATCTGGCTGGAGGTCACCAACGTCAACGCGCCGGCCATCCACGCGTACCGGCGGATGGGCTTCGCCTTCTGCGGGCTGGACACCTCCCTCTACGACGGCACCCCCTCCGAGGGCGAGCAGGCGCTCTACATGAGCATGCCCTGCCCCTGA
- a CDS encoding glycosyltransferase family 2 protein has protein sequence MTTTPATTVRGPLDAPARARTDETRENAMATDPVDEAAVEKGIARTAVVIALRDDLRIADCIASIDEDVEIVLALNGPTEAVLKLIAEHPRPLTVTEIEDVGNLGAAYNAGAAATDRQYLLLMDSDCTFAPGVVRSMVRAVLTEPVVKGQVVYGESDGLLSRLTARVREFDEGDYVSALSPPLIYNRTIVEHIGGYHFDELIHWCEDREFDFRLQLAGIPVVYLPEARIFHDAQHGFANMRSYFRYGVGEGIAQETGVFTTPAVPVLWRWYEAVRTLAHCARAKGAGAAAYYALLKIAFHTGTAHHLLNDPYRVRDRYPASAKRARMVRSIPQHSTRLTGAQLRRLRRAHWEAGRRIEKVADLSVFRQDTAGPAASSAVPSAVSSPVPSAVGETRQRQA, from the coding sequence ATGACCACGACACCGGCGACCACCGTGCGCGGGCCGCTGGACGCGCCCGCCCGCGCGCGCACCGACGAGACGAGGGAGAACGCAATGGCCACCGACCCGGTGGACGAGGCAGCGGTGGAGAAGGGGATCGCCCGCACCGCCGTGGTCATCGCCCTGCGCGACGACCTGCGGATCGCCGACTGCATCGCGTCGATCGACGAGGACGTCGAGATCGTACTGGCGTTGAACGGCCCCACCGAGGCCGTGCTGAAGCTGATCGCCGAGCATCCGAGGCCGCTGACGGTCACCGAGATCGAGGACGTCGGCAACCTGGGCGCGGCCTACAACGCGGGGGCCGCCGCCACCGACCGGCAGTACCTGCTGCTGATGGACTCCGACTGCACCTTCGCCCCGGGGGTGGTGCGCTCCATGGTCCGCGCGGTCCTCACCGAGCCGGTGGTCAAGGGGCAGGTGGTGTACGGGGAGTCCGACGGCCTGCTCAGCAGACTGACCGCCCGCGTGCGGGAGTTCGACGAGGGCGACTACGTCAGCGCGCTGTCCCCGCCGCTCATCTACAACAGGACGATCGTGGAGCACATCGGCGGGTACCACTTCGACGAGCTCATCCACTGGTGCGAGGACCGGGAGTTCGACTTCCGGCTCCAGCTGGCCGGCATCCCGGTGGTGTACCTGCCCGAGGCCCGGATCTTCCACGATGCCCAGCACGGCTTCGCGAACATGCGCAGCTACTTCCGCTACGGCGTCGGCGAGGGCATCGCCCAGGAGACGGGCGTGTTCACCACGCCGGCCGTGCCGGTGCTGTGGCGGTGGTACGAGGCGGTCAGGACGCTGGCGCACTGCGCCCGCGCCAAGGGAGCGGGTGCCGCGGCGTACTACGCGCTGCTGAAGATCGCCTTCCACACGGGTACCGCACACCACCTGCTCAACGACCCCTACCGGGTGCGGGACCGCTACCCGGCCTCGGCCAAGCGGGCCCGTATGGTGCGGTCGATCCCGCAGCACAGCACCCGCCTGACCGGAGCCCAGTTGCGGCGGCTGCGCCGGGCGCACTGGGAGGCGGGCCGGCGGATCGAGAAGGTGGCGGACCTCTCGGTCTTCCGTCAGGACACCGCCGGCCCCGCCGCCTCCTCAGCCGTCCCCTCGGCCGTCTCCTCGCCCGTCCCCTCGGCCGTCGGCGAGACGCGGCAGCGTCAGGCGTGA